A window of the Megalopta genalis isolate 19385.01 chromosome 2, iyMegGena1_principal, whole genome shotgun sequence genome harbors these coding sequences:
- the Dnmt1a gene encoding DNA methyltransferase 1a isoform X3 produces MSDLVREKIYISKLVIEFLLDELNPTYEDLLNKLQTVVPPKGITRFSEDILLRHAQFVCDQVLSFDNSADSDDVLLITSPCMRALANLAGVTLGKKAALRRTQRREQKIKKPAWTKATTTQLVNNMFENIFTDQLIKHDDKITMGPKRQRCGVCENCQQPDCGLCSACKDMIKFGGSGRSKQACVKRRCPNMAIQEADDSDPENEEQFETVIDSTNIEEESRKKAFKEFKKDIVWVGKQIAIDNQRTYYKSVIVGNENIQLNDYVLVEPKNPVIPLHVAKIIYMWENRNGIKQFHANWFHRGNNTILGETSDPIELFLSDDCDDVPFTSIRSKCTVVFKKVSDNWVDLGNTNLSLENEVKDIDGKTFFYQKRYTPETARFEDPSPDPECHRKENIHRFCAACVRLHTLEQYNTPKVYEKIEEKSSREVIYGVIKYKGEEYRVGTAVFLQPGTFKFKHKTMNQDVKVKKENVDEDMYPEFYRKSSDHIKGSNYDTPEPFCIGYINMIYAITNDVIVSPSDINIKVNKLYRPENTHKDPTSVEQLDVNMVYWSDEVYTIKFSDVVNKCYLAYSENLNQPIDEWSALGPNRFYFNEVYNLQEKTFDEPPYHAISIGKTSKGKGNLKLKGKKTEENQKKTIVNKPTEYNVGINKLKTLDVFAGCGGLSEGLHQAGVAECLWAIEKEEPAAHAYRLNNPNTTVFTEDCNILLKKVMDGDITDNIGQTLPQKGQVELLCGGPPCQGFSGMNRFNSRQYSLFKNSLVVSYLSYCDYYRPKFFIMENVRNFVSFKKSMVLKLTLRCLVRMGYQCTFGILQAGNYGVPQTRRRMIILAAAPGQILPNYPEPTHVFSKRACQLSVLVNNKKYSSNCTWIDSAPYRTISVRDSMSDLPEIKNGWNKEDMSYSSEPISHFQRKMRAKQYQPLLRDHICKEMAPLVEARIAHIPIASGSDWRDLPNIAIRLSDGTYSKKLEYIYDDKKVGKSFDGAYRGVCSCCLGKACDPADRQFNTLIPWCLPHTGNRHNHWAGLYGRLEWNGFFSTTITNPEPMGKQGRVLHPVQSRVVSVRECARSQGFPDSFRFYGTILDKHRQVGNAVPPPLGAAIGHEIRKCIQDENITTEIHDDIKLELNSIKTEVANNSSN; encoded by the exons ATGAGTG ATCTTGTTAGAGAAAAGATATATATCAGTAAACTGGTCATTGAATTTCTGTTAGATGAACTTAATCCAACCTACGAAGATTTACTGAACAAACTTcaa ACAGTTGTTCCACCTAAAGGTATTACAAGATTCAGCGAAGATATTTTACTACGACATGCACAGTTTGTATGCGATCAAGTATTGTCATTTGATAATTCTGCTGATTCAGACGATGTCCTCCTTATCACAAGTCCTTGTATGCGAGCATTAGCTAATCTGGCAGGTGTTACATTGGGTAAAAAAGCAGCACTTCGTAGAACACAGCGTCGCGaacagaaaattaaaaaacCTGCCTGGACAAAAGCAACTACAACTCAATTAGTGAACAATAtgttcgaaaatatttttactgatcAGTTGATTAAACACGATGATAAAATAACAATG ggGCCTAAACGACAAAGGTGTGGAGTATGTGAAAATTGTCAACAACCCGATTGTGGTCTTTGCAGTGCTTGTAAAGATATGATTAAATTTGGAGGAAGTGGAAGGAGCAAGCAGGCTTGTGTTAAAAGAAGATGTCCAAATATGGCCATTCAA GAAGCAGATGACTCTGATCCAGAGAATGAAGAACAGTTTGAAACTGTTATAGATAGTACAAATATTGAAGAAGAAAGCAGAAAGAAAgcttttaaagaatttaaaaaagatattgtaTGGGTGGGAAAACAAATTGCTATTGATAACCAGAGAACATATTATAAATCTGTCATTGTAGGCAATGAAAATATACAATTGAATGATTATGTACTTGTTGAGCCGAAAAATCCGGTGATTCCGCTTCATGTTGCTAAAATAATTTACATGTGGGAAAATAGAAATGGTATAAAGCAATTCCATGCTAATTGGTTCCACAGAGGAAACAATACAATTTTGGGAGAAACATCAGATCCTATAGAATTGTTTTTGAGTGATGATTGTGATGATGTACCTTTTACATCCATCAGATCCAAATGTACTgtcgtttttaaaaaagtttcAGACAATTGGGTTGATCTAG GTAATACGAATTTAAGTCTTGAAAATGAAGTAAAAGACATAGATGGCAAGACGTTTTTTTATCAAAAACGTTATACACCTGAAACTGCTCGATTTGAGGATCCTTCACCTGATCCTGAATGTCATCGAAAAGAGAATATACATCGCTTTTGTGCTGCTTGTGTTCGTTTACACACACTAGAACAATACAATACGCCAAAG gtaTACGAGAAAATAGAAGAGAAAAGTAGCAGAGAAGTCATTTATGGAGTAATAAAATACAAAGGCGAAGAGTATAGAGTTGGTACTGCAGTATTTTTGCAGCCAGGGACATTTAAATTTAAACATAAAACTATGAATCAAGATGTAAAAGTGAAAAAGGAAAATGTAGATGAAGATATGTATCCCGAATTTTATAGAAAATCGTCTGATCATATCAAGGGTTCAAATTATGATACTCCTGAACCCTTTTGTATAggatatataaatatgatatatgCTATTACAAATGACGTTATAGTTTCACCTTCTGATATTAACattaaagtaaataaattatatagacCTGAAAATACCCATAAAGATCCTACATCAGTGGAACAACTTGATGTAAATATGGTTTATTGGAGCGACGAAG tgTACACTATCAAATTTAGTGATGTTGTTAATAAGTGCTATCTCGCTTATTCTGAAAATTTAAATCAACCAATTGATGAATGGTCTGCATTAGGACCAAATCGATTTTATTTCAATGAAGTTTACAATCTACAAGAAAAAACATTTGACGAGCCACCTTATCACGCCATTAGCATTGGGAAGACTAGCAAAGGTAAAGGTAACTTGAAACTTAAGGGGAAGAAAACTGAGGAAAATCAGAAGAAGACAATTGTGAATAAGCCTACTGAATACAATGtaggaataaataaattgaagacGCTGGACGTATTTGCTGGTTGTGGTG GGCTATCAGAAGGTTTACATCAAGCTGGCGTTGCTGAATGTTTATGGGCTATTGAGAAAGAAGAACCAGCTGCTCATGCATACCGATTAAATAATCCAAACACAACAGTGTTTACAGAGGACTGTAATATATTATTGAAGAAAGTTATGGAT GGTGATATCACAGATAACATTGGCCAAACACTACCTCAGAAAGGACAAGTGGAGTTACTGTGTGGTGGTCCGCCGTGTCAAGGATTCAGTGGCATGAATCGTTTCAATTCACGACAATACTCTTTATTTAAAAACTCCCTTGTCGTATCTTACCTATCATACTGTGATTACTATAGACCCAAGTTCTTTATAATGGAAAATGTTAGAAATTTTGTATCTTTCAAAAAAAGTATGGTGTTAAAATTAACACTGCGATGTCTAGTACGAATGGGCTACCAATGCACATTTGGTATTCTCCAAGCTGGAAATTACGGAGTGCCTCAAACGAGACGAAG AATGATCATTCTGGCTGCTGCACCTGGACAAATACTTCCAAATTATCCAGAACCTACACATGTCTTCAGCAAACGTGCATGTCAATTAAGTGTTTTGGTCAATAATAAAAAg tatAGCTCTAATTGTACTTGGATAGATTCAGCGCCATATAGAACAATTAGTGTCAGAGATTCCATGTCTGATTTACCAGAAATAAAAAATGGATGGAATAAGGAAGACATGTCTTATAGCAGTGAACCAATATCACATTTTCAgcgaaaa ATGAGAGCAAAACAATACCAACCCTTGTTAAGAGATCATATATGTAAAGAAATGGCACCCCTTGTAGAAGCCAGAATAGCACACATTCCAATTGCTAGTGGTTCAGATTGGCGTGATTTGCCAAACATTGCAATCAGATTAAGTGATGGGACATATTCAAAAAAATt GGAATATATTTATGATGATAAAAAGGTTGGGAAAAGTTTCGATGGAGCATATCGTGGAGTATGCAGTTGTTGCTTAGGGAAAGCATGTGATCCTGCAGATCGACAATTTAACACTCTGATTCCATGGTGCCTTCCACATACGGGAAATCGTCATAATCATTGGGCTGGTTTATATGGTAGATTAGAATGGAATGGATTTTTTAGTACAACTATCACAAATCCTGAACCTATGGGAAAACAG GGTCGAGTGTTGCATCCAGTACAATCTCGAGTGGTCAGTGTACGTGAATGTGCAAGGTCTCAAGGATTCCCAGATAGCTTTCGATTTTATGGAACTATACTGGATAAACATCGACAAGTTGGAAATGCAGTTCCACCACCACTTGGAGCAGCCATTGGACATGAGATAAGGAAATGCATACAAGACGAGAATATAACCACAGAGATTCATGATGATATCAAATTAGAACTAAATTCTATAAAGACTGAAGTAGCTAATAATAGTTCTAACTAA